A portion of the Drosophila sechellia strain sech25 chromosome 2R, ASM438219v1, whole genome shotgun sequence genome contains these proteins:
- the LOC6615705 gene encoding uncharacterized protein LOC6615705, giving the protein MADKAAAEKPAGRPMRYPYTFSAKIAQFPIKHYIKNQWIWRYYFIAAVACVPVFYKISKLANSPENKKAWAESQAKEHAEHH; this is encoded by the exons ATGGCCGACAAAGCTGCTGCCGAGAAACCCGCCGGACGCCCCATGCGCTACCCGTACACCTTTTCCGCGAAGATAGCCCAATTCCCCATCAAGCACTACATCAAGAACCAGTGGATCTGGCGCTACTACTTCATTGCGGCCGTGGCCTGCGTGCCCGTGTTCTATAAGATCAGCAAGCTGG CCAACTCGCCCGAGAACAAGAAGGCATGGGCCGAATCGCAGGCCAAGGAGCACGCCGAGCACCACTAG
- the LOC6615706 gene encoding translation initiation factor eIF-2B subunit delta isoform X3: MVLTSEQVPQTDAQTLKSKHKKQRQRNRPRNKRNRQEDSQPTTQETSVNVAASAMPGNAVDAVATEKTRDQIMAEREAKKLAKQAKKHKTAPTPTAATPAVLTTPAAPATKIITEVEQTTITTKLTTTTTTKVQDAVASKTTQPAAVNGKDVEAGEKTREQIKAEREAKKAAKKAGKGGGAKVEGITQQLADLKVAEKAPVAASAAPSTTEADQEKKKPALSKAERRAIQEAQRAAKAQVQTKKAQPAAKTPPSAAPKEPKLRSVSPTKAATSSSPGKCPANTPNVDCRVKLFNHLVCAKEDSQFINDPLVHPSIARLGVQYAKRTVVGSNARCIAFLHALRQVVHDFETPAKKEFGRSLDAAVKHHVDHLHKCRPLAVSVSNAYKQFKNQLTQLPADVPETELKELLVHFIDTYMENQIGKAAQAISGFLQEKITDGDVLLTFACSSLIQFICEEAKRRQVAFRVIVVDSRPGCEGQELLRRLHATGIPCTYVLINAVGYVMAEATKVLLGAHALLANGYVMARTGTAQVALVANAHNVPVLVCCETHKFSERFQTDAIVYNELSDPNQLVRGDKCQLSNWAAKGKLLPLNLSYDITPPELVSAVVTEVAILPCTSVPVILRIKPDIGY; the protein is encoded by the exons ATGGTTTTAACTAGCGAACAGGTGCCACAG ACTGACGCCCAGACTTTGAAGAGCAAGCACAAGAAGCAGAGGCAACGCAATCGACCGCGCAACAAACGAAATCGCCAGGAAGACAGCCAACCAACGACCCAGGAAACATCAGTCAACGTCGCCGCGAGTGCAATGCCCGGAAATGCAGTGGATGCAGTGGCCACGGAGAAGACTCGTGACCAGATAATGGCCGAGCGGGAGGCGAAGAAGCTAGCCAAGCAGGCCAAGAAACACAAAACTGCACCGACTCCTACTGCCGCCACTCCTGCTGTTCTGACCACTCCCGCTGCTCCGGCCACCAAAATCATCACTGAGGTGGAGCAGACGACCATAACCACCAAGCTGacaaccaccaccacaacaAAGGTGCAGGATGCAGTAGCTTCAAAGACGACTCAGCCAGCTGCGGTAAATGGCAAGGATGTGGAGGCGGGGGAAAAGACACGCGAGCAGATCAAAGCGGAACGCGAGGCCAAGAAGGCAGCCAAGAAAGCTGGCAAAGGCGGAGGAGCCAAGGTAGAGGGCATCACACAACAGCTCGCTGACCTGAAAGTTGCAGAAAAAGCTCCAGTCGCAGCCAGTGCTGCACCTTCGACAACAGAAGCGGACCAGGAAAAG AAGAAGCCAGCACTTAGCAAAGCGGAGCGTCGCGCTATACAGGAAGCCCAACGGGCAGCCAAGGCCCAGGTACAGACTAAAAAGGCCCAGCCTGCAGCCAAGACTCCACCCAGCGCAGCTCCCAAAGAGCCGAAGCTGAGGAGCGTTTCCCCCACCAAAGCGGCCACAAGCAGTTCCCCCGGCAAATGTCCAGCCAATACGCCCAATGTAGACTGCCGGGTGAAGCTGTTCAACCACCTGGTGTGTGCCAAGGAAGACAGCCAGTTCATCAACGATCCACTCGTTCATCCGAGCATTGCGCGCTTGGGTGTTCAGTACGCCAAGCGCACAGTGGTCGGATCCAATGCTCGATGCATTGCCTTCCTGCACGCCCTGCGCCAGGTTGTCCACGACTTCGAGACGCCCGCCAAGAAGGAGTTTGGTCGCAGCCTAGACGCCGCCGTGAAGCACCACGTAGACCACCTGCACAAGTGCCGCCCGCTGGCTGTGTCCGTGTCCAATGCGTACAAACAATTCAAGAACCAACTGACACAGCTGCCGGCGGATGTTCCCGAAACGGAG TTGAAGGAGCTGCTCGTCCACTTCATCGATACTTACATGGAAAATCAAATCGGCAAGGCGGCCCAAGCGATCAGCGGGTTCCTGCAGGAAAAGATCACCGATGGCGACGTGCTGCTGACCTTCGCCTGTTCCTCCCTCATTCAGTTCATCTGCGAGGAGGCCAAGCGGCGACAGGTGGCCTTCCGCGTGATTGTCGTCGATTCGCGACCCGGATGCGAAGGCCAGGAGCTGCTGCGCCGACTGCACGCCACCGGGATTCCGTGCACCTACGTGCTGATCAACGCCGTGGGCTATGTGATGGCGGAGGCCACGAAGGTGCTGCTGGGAGCGCACGCCCTGTTGGCCAACGGATACGTGATGGCGCGCACGGGCACCGCCCAGGTGGCCCTGGTGGCCAATGCCCACAACGTGCCGGTGCTCGTGTGCTGCGAGACGCACAAGTTCAGCGAGCGCTTCCAGACGGACGCCATCGTCTACAACGAGCTGAGCGATCCCAACCAACTGGTGCGCGGCGACAAGTGCCAGCTAAGCAACTGGGCGGCCAAGGGGAAGCTGTTGCCGCTCAACCTGAGCTACGACATTACTCCGCCGGAGCTGGTGAGTGCCGTGGTCACCGAGGTGGCCATCCTGCCCTGCACCAGTGTGCCCGTCATACTCCGCATCAAGCCAGACATTGGCTACTAA
- the LOC6615706 gene encoding translation initiation factor eIF-2B subunit delta isoform X2, whose product MSAVLISYWIQKTDAQTLKSKHKKQRQRNRPRNKRNRQEDSQPTTQETSVNVAASAMPGNAVDAVATEKTRDQIMAEREAKKLAKQAKKHKTAPTPTAATPAVLTTPAAPATKIITEVEQTTITTKLTTTTTTKVQDAVASKTTQPAAVNGKDVEAGEKTREQIKAEREAKKAAKKAGKGGGAKVEGITQQLADLKVAEKAPVAASAAPSTTEADQEKKPALSKAERRAIQEAQRAAKAQVQTKKAQPAAKTPPSAAPKEPKLRSVSPTKAATSSSPGKCPANTPNVDCRVKLFNHLVCAKEDSQFINDPLVHPSIARLGVQYAKRTVVGSNARCIAFLHALRQVVHDFETPAKKEFGRSLDAAVKHHVDHLHKCRPLAVSVSNAYKQFKNQLTQLPADVPETELKELLVHFIDTYMENQIGKAAQAISGFLQEKITDGDVLLTFACSSLIQFICEEAKRRQVAFRVIVVDSRPGCEGQELLRRLHATGIPCTYVLINAVGYVMAEATKVLLGAHALLANGYVMARTGTAQVALVANAHNVPVLVCCETHKFSERFQTDAIVYNELSDPNQLVRGDKCQLSNWAAKGKLLPLNLSYDITPPELVSAVVTEVAILPCTSVPVILRIKPDIGY is encoded by the exons aTGTCTGCCGTTTTGATTTCGTATTGGATCCAAAAA ACTGACGCCCAGACTTTGAAGAGCAAGCACAAGAAGCAGAGGCAACGCAATCGACCGCGCAACAAACGAAATCGCCAGGAAGACAGCCAACCAACGACCCAGGAAACATCAGTCAACGTCGCCGCGAGTGCAATGCCCGGAAATGCAGTGGATGCAGTGGCCACGGAGAAGACTCGTGACCAGATAATGGCCGAGCGGGAGGCGAAGAAGCTAGCCAAGCAGGCCAAGAAACACAAAACTGCACCGACTCCTACTGCCGCCACTCCTGCTGTTCTGACCACTCCCGCTGCTCCGGCCACCAAAATCATCACTGAGGTGGAGCAGACGACCATAACCACCAAGCTGacaaccaccaccacaacaAAGGTGCAGGATGCAGTAGCTTCAAAGACGACTCAGCCAGCTGCGGTAAATGGCAAGGATGTGGAGGCGGGGGAAAAGACACGCGAGCAGATCAAAGCGGAACGCGAGGCCAAGAAGGCAGCCAAGAAAGCTGGCAAAGGCGGAGGAGCCAAGGTAGAGGGCATCACACAACAGCTCGCTGACCTGAAAGTTGCAGAAAAAGCTCCAGTCGCAGCCAGTGCTGCACCTTCGACAACAGAAGCGGACCAGGAAAAG AAGCCAGCACTTAGCAAAGCGGAGCGTCGCGCTATACAGGAAGCCCAACGGGCAGCCAAGGCCCAGGTACAGACTAAAAAGGCCCAGCCTGCAGCCAAGACTCCACCCAGCGCAGCTCCCAAAGAGCCGAAGCTGAGGAGCGTTTCCCCCACCAAAGCGGCCACAAGCAGTTCCCCCGGCAAATGTCCAGCCAATACGCCCAATGTAGACTGCCGGGTGAAGCTGTTCAACCACCTGGTGTGTGCCAAGGAAGACAGCCAGTTCATCAACGATCCACTCGTTCATCCGAGCATTGCGCGCTTGGGTGTTCAGTACGCCAAGCGCACAGTGGTCGGATCCAATGCTCGATGCATTGCCTTCCTGCACGCCCTGCGCCAGGTTGTCCACGACTTCGAGACGCCCGCCAAGAAGGAGTTTGGTCGCAGCCTAGACGCCGCCGTGAAGCACCACGTAGACCACCTGCACAAGTGCCGCCCGCTGGCTGTGTCCGTGTCCAATGCGTACAAACAATTCAAGAACCAACTGACACAGCTGCCGGCGGATGTTCCCGAAACGGAG TTGAAGGAGCTGCTCGTCCACTTCATCGATACTTACATGGAAAATCAAATCGGCAAGGCGGCCCAAGCGATCAGCGGGTTCCTGCAGGAAAAGATCACCGATGGCGACGTGCTGCTGACCTTCGCCTGTTCCTCCCTCATTCAGTTCATCTGCGAGGAGGCCAAGCGGCGACAGGTGGCCTTCCGCGTGATTGTCGTCGATTCGCGACCCGGATGCGAAGGCCAGGAGCTGCTGCGCCGACTGCACGCCACCGGGATTCCGTGCACCTACGTGCTGATCAACGCCGTGGGCTATGTGATGGCGGAGGCCACGAAGGTGCTGCTGGGAGCGCACGCCCTGTTGGCCAACGGATACGTGATGGCGCGCACGGGCACCGCCCAGGTGGCCCTGGTGGCCAATGCCCACAACGTGCCGGTGCTCGTGTGCTGCGAGACGCACAAGTTCAGCGAGCGCTTCCAGACGGACGCCATCGTCTACAACGAGCTGAGCGATCCCAACCAACTGGTGCGCGGCGACAAGTGCCAGCTAAGCAACTGGGCGGCCAAGGGGAAGCTGTTGCCGCTCAACCTGAGCTACGACATTACTCCGCCGGAGCTGGTGAGTGCCGTGGTCACCGAGGTGGCCATCCTGCCCTGCACCAGTGTGCCCGTCATACTCCGCATCAAGCCAGACATTGGCTACTAA
- the LOC6615706 gene encoding translation initiation factor eIF-2B subunit delta isoform X1 — protein MSAVLISYWIQKTDAQTLKSKHKKQRQRNRPRNKRNRQEDSQPTTQETSVNVAASAMPGNAVDAVATEKTRDQIMAEREAKKLAKQAKKHKTAPTPTAATPAVLTTPAAPATKIITEVEQTTITTKLTTTTTTKVQDAVASKTTQPAAVNGKDVEAGEKTREQIKAEREAKKAAKKAGKGGGAKVEGITQQLADLKVAEKAPVAASAAPSTTEADQEKKKPALSKAERRAIQEAQRAAKAQVQTKKAQPAAKTPPSAAPKEPKLRSVSPTKAATSSSPGKCPANTPNVDCRVKLFNHLVCAKEDSQFINDPLVHPSIARLGVQYAKRTVVGSNARCIAFLHALRQVVHDFETPAKKEFGRSLDAAVKHHVDHLHKCRPLAVSVSNAYKQFKNQLTQLPADVPETELKELLVHFIDTYMENQIGKAAQAISGFLQEKITDGDVLLTFACSSLIQFICEEAKRRQVAFRVIVVDSRPGCEGQELLRRLHATGIPCTYVLINAVGYVMAEATKVLLGAHALLANGYVMARTGTAQVALVANAHNVPVLVCCETHKFSERFQTDAIVYNELSDPNQLVRGDKCQLSNWAAKGKLLPLNLSYDITPPELVSAVVTEVAILPCTSVPVILRIKPDIGY, from the exons aTGTCTGCCGTTTTGATTTCGTATTGGATCCAAAAA ACTGACGCCCAGACTTTGAAGAGCAAGCACAAGAAGCAGAGGCAACGCAATCGACCGCGCAACAAACGAAATCGCCAGGAAGACAGCCAACCAACGACCCAGGAAACATCAGTCAACGTCGCCGCGAGTGCAATGCCCGGAAATGCAGTGGATGCAGTGGCCACGGAGAAGACTCGTGACCAGATAATGGCCGAGCGGGAGGCGAAGAAGCTAGCCAAGCAGGCCAAGAAACACAAAACTGCACCGACTCCTACTGCCGCCACTCCTGCTGTTCTGACCACTCCCGCTGCTCCGGCCACCAAAATCATCACTGAGGTGGAGCAGACGACCATAACCACCAAGCTGacaaccaccaccacaacaAAGGTGCAGGATGCAGTAGCTTCAAAGACGACTCAGCCAGCTGCGGTAAATGGCAAGGATGTGGAGGCGGGGGAAAAGACACGCGAGCAGATCAAAGCGGAACGCGAGGCCAAGAAGGCAGCCAAGAAAGCTGGCAAAGGCGGAGGAGCCAAGGTAGAGGGCATCACACAACAGCTCGCTGACCTGAAAGTTGCAGAAAAAGCTCCAGTCGCAGCCAGTGCTGCACCTTCGACAACAGAAGCGGACCAGGAAAAG AAGAAGCCAGCACTTAGCAAAGCGGAGCGTCGCGCTATACAGGAAGCCCAACGGGCAGCCAAGGCCCAGGTACAGACTAAAAAGGCCCAGCCTGCAGCCAAGACTCCACCCAGCGCAGCTCCCAAAGAGCCGAAGCTGAGGAGCGTTTCCCCCACCAAAGCGGCCACAAGCAGTTCCCCCGGCAAATGTCCAGCCAATACGCCCAATGTAGACTGCCGGGTGAAGCTGTTCAACCACCTGGTGTGTGCCAAGGAAGACAGCCAGTTCATCAACGATCCACTCGTTCATCCGAGCATTGCGCGCTTGGGTGTTCAGTACGCCAAGCGCACAGTGGTCGGATCCAATGCTCGATGCATTGCCTTCCTGCACGCCCTGCGCCAGGTTGTCCACGACTTCGAGACGCCCGCCAAGAAGGAGTTTGGTCGCAGCCTAGACGCCGCCGTGAAGCACCACGTAGACCACCTGCACAAGTGCCGCCCGCTGGCTGTGTCCGTGTCCAATGCGTACAAACAATTCAAGAACCAACTGACACAGCTGCCGGCGGATGTTCCCGAAACGGAG TTGAAGGAGCTGCTCGTCCACTTCATCGATACTTACATGGAAAATCAAATCGGCAAGGCGGCCCAAGCGATCAGCGGGTTCCTGCAGGAAAAGATCACCGATGGCGACGTGCTGCTGACCTTCGCCTGTTCCTCCCTCATTCAGTTCATCTGCGAGGAGGCCAAGCGGCGACAGGTGGCCTTCCGCGTGATTGTCGTCGATTCGCGACCCGGATGCGAAGGCCAGGAGCTGCTGCGCCGACTGCACGCCACCGGGATTCCGTGCACCTACGTGCTGATCAACGCCGTGGGCTATGTGATGGCGGAGGCCACGAAGGTGCTGCTGGGAGCGCACGCCCTGTTGGCCAACGGATACGTGATGGCGCGCACGGGCACCGCCCAGGTGGCCCTGGTGGCCAATGCCCACAACGTGCCGGTGCTCGTGTGCTGCGAGACGCACAAGTTCAGCGAGCGCTTCCAGACGGACGCCATCGTCTACAACGAGCTGAGCGATCCCAACCAACTGGTGCGCGGCGACAAGTGCCAGCTAAGCAACTGGGCGGCCAAGGGGAAGCTGTTGCCGCTCAACCTGAGCTACGACATTACTCCGCCGGAGCTGGTGAGTGCCGTGGTCACCGAGGTGGCCATCCTGCCCTGCACCAGTGTGCCCGTCATACTCCGCATCAAGCCAGACATTGGCTACTAA
- the LOC6615706 gene encoding translation initiation factor eIF-2B subunit delta isoform X4, protein MPGNAVDAVATEKTRDQIMAEREAKKLAKQAKKHKTAPTPTAATPAVLTTPAAPATKIITEVEQTTITTKLTTTTTTKVQDAVASKTTQPAAVNGKDVEAGEKTREQIKAEREAKKAAKKAGKGGGAKVEGITQQLADLKVAEKAPVAASAAPSTTEADQEKKKPALSKAERRAIQEAQRAAKAQVQTKKAQPAAKTPPSAAPKEPKLRSVSPTKAATSSSPGKCPANTPNVDCRVKLFNHLVCAKEDSQFINDPLVHPSIARLGVQYAKRTVVGSNARCIAFLHALRQVVHDFETPAKKEFGRSLDAAVKHHVDHLHKCRPLAVSVSNAYKQFKNQLTQLPADVPETELKELLVHFIDTYMENQIGKAAQAISGFLQEKITDGDVLLTFACSSLIQFICEEAKRRQVAFRVIVVDSRPGCEGQELLRRLHATGIPCTYVLINAVGYVMAEATKVLLGAHALLANGYVMARTGTAQVALVANAHNVPVLVCCETHKFSERFQTDAIVYNELSDPNQLVRGDKCQLSNWAAKGKLLPLNLSYDITPPELVSAVVTEVAILPCTSVPVILRIKPDIGY, encoded by the exons ATGCCCGGAAATGCAGTGGATGCAGTGGCCACGGAGAAGACTCGTGACCAGATAATGGCCGAGCGGGAGGCGAAGAAGCTAGCCAAGCAGGCCAAGAAACACAAAACTGCACCGACTCCTACTGCCGCCACTCCTGCTGTTCTGACCACTCCCGCTGCTCCGGCCACCAAAATCATCACTGAGGTGGAGCAGACGACCATAACCACCAAGCTGacaaccaccaccacaacaAAGGTGCAGGATGCAGTAGCTTCAAAGACGACTCAGCCAGCTGCGGTAAATGGCAAGGATGTGGAGGCGGGGGAAAAGACACGCGAGCAGATCAAAGCGGAACGCGAGGCCAAGAAGGCAGCCAAGAAAGCTGGCAAAGGCGGAGGAGCCAAGGTAGAGGGCATCACACAACAGCTCGCTGACCTGAAAGTTGCAGAAAAAGCTCCAGTCGCAGCCAGTGCTGCACCTTCGACAACAGAAGCGGACCAGGAAAAG AAGAAGCCAGCACTTAGCAAAGCGGAGCGTCGCGCTATACAGGAAGCCCAACGGGCAGCCAAGGCCCAGGTACAGACTAAAAAGGCCCAGCCTGCAGCCAAGACTCCACCCAGCGCAGCTCCCAAAGAGCCGAAGCTGAGGAGCGTTTCCCCCACCAAAGCGGCCACAAGCAGTTCCCCCGGCAAATGTCCAGCCAATACGCCCAATGTAGACTGCCGGGTGAAGCTGTTCAACCACCTGGTGTGTGCCAAGGAAGACAGCCAGTTCATCAACGATCCACTCGTTCATCCGAGCATTGCGCGCTTGGGTGTTCAGTACGCCAAGCGCACAGTGGTCGGATCCAATGCTCGATGCATTGCCTTCCTGCACGCCCTGCGCCAGGTTGTCCACGACTTCGAGACGCCCGCCAAGAAGGAGTTTGGTCGCAGCCTAGACGCCGCCGTGAAGCACCACGTAGACCACCTGCACAAGTGCCGCCCGCTGGCTGTGTCCGTGTCCAATGCGTACAAACAATTCAAGAACCAACTGACACAGCTGCCGGCGGATGTTCCCGAAACGGAG TTGAAGGAGCTGCTCGTCCACTTCATCGATACTTACATGGAAAATCAAATCGGCAAGGCGGCCCAAGCGATCAGCGGGTTCCTGCAGGAAAAGATCACCGATGGCGACGTGCTGCTGACCTTCGCCTGTTCCTCCCTCATTCAGTTCATCTGCGAGGAGGCCAAGCGGCGACAGGTGGCCTTCCGCGTGATTGTCGTCGATTCGCGACCCGGATGCGAAGGCCAGGAGCTGCTGCGCCGACTGCACGCCACCGGGATTCCGTGCACCTACGTGCTGATCAACGCCGTGGGCTATGTGATGGCGGAGGCCACGAAGGTGCTGCTGGGAGCGCACGCCCTGTTGGCCAACGGATACGTGATGGCGCGCACGGGCACCGCCCAGGTGGCCCTGGTGGCCAATGCCCACAACGTGCCGGTGCTCGTGTGCTGCGAGACGCACAAGTTCAGCGAGCGCTTCCAGACGGACGCCATCGTCTACAACGAGCTGAGCGATCCCAACCAACTGGTGCGCGGCGACAAGTGCCAGCTAAGCAACTGGGCGGCCAAGGGGAAGCTGTTGCCGCTCAACCTGAGCTACGACATTACTCCGCCGGAGCTGGTGAGTGCCGTGGTCACCGAGGTGGCCATCCTGCCCTGCACCAGTGTGCCCGTCATACTCCGCATCAAGCCAGACATTGGCTACTAA
- the LOC6615707 gene encoding myotubularin-related protein 6 isoform X2, translating to MDEIKLAKVENVRMIDRYNTKNPTVGTLYLTATHLIFVEPDSNKETWILHMHVASIEKLPLSTTGSPLLIRCKTFLSVTFVIPKDSECHDVYTSLLKLFQPVSINKLYCFNYQPNKDDFPKNAGWDYFKLEAEFKHMLVPNEAWTLCTMNEKYELCDTYPRQIYVPKEATTLMLISSSRFRSKGRLPALTYLHNNKASICRCSQPLSGFSARCLEDEQMLEAIRKTNSNTDYMYVVDTRPRINAMANRAAGKGYENEAFYENIKFHFLGIENIHVQRASLQKVLEACEQKSPTMSAFINALESSGWLKHIRSILDTSSFIANAVDKGVSVVVHCSDGWDRTAQVCSLAQLMLNPYYRTIKGFQALIEKDWLAFGHKFSERCGHIQTDAREVSPIFTQFLDCTWQLMSQRSEAFEFNERFLLILHDHVHSCQFGTFVGNCEKDRLDLKLAERTFSLWGYMANHLNEYINPLYKPNVDEAIKANLAPQCIKFWRGMYSRFESGIHPREPLGDLLLDSKEHCNSLEDHVQHLTKRIASFKIYISKSAKKLQDATSAPGKVSKELSSNEINDNKYNYDKKLSELSAADDDHPLKASNMSFASLSLSAEQSSPPQALPEEINSVAVDWKPMRNVTTCSCSTPFDQFSKKTHCWRCGDIFCERCIDKNVALPGHDSGKPVPVCRGCFRQMQKQSP from the exons gtGGAAAATGTGCGGATGATAGATCGCTACAATACCAAAAATCCCACGGTGGGCACCCTCTATCTGACGGCCACCCATCTGATATTCGTGGAGCCCGACAGCAACAAGGAGACCTGG ATCCTGCACATGCACGTGGCCAGCATTGAGAAGCTTCCCTTGAGCACGACAGGATCTCCGCTGCTCATCCGCTGCAAGACCTTTCTGTCCGTAACTTTCGTCATTCCCAAGGACTCCGAGTGCCACGATGTCTACACCTCGCTGCTGAAACTCTTCCAGCCGG TGTCCATCAACAAATTGTACTGCTTCAACTACCAGCCGAACAAGGATGACTTCCCCAAGAACGCCGGCTGGGACTACTTCAAGCTGGAGGCCGAGTTCAAGCACATGCTGGTGCCCAACGAGGCCTGGACACTGTGCACCATGAACGAGAAGTACGAGCTGTGCGACACCTATCCGCGTCAGATCTACGTGCCCAAGGAGGCCACCACGCTGATGCTCATCAGCAGCTCGCGATTCCGCTCCAAGGGGCGGCTGCCGGCGCTCACATATCTGCACAACAACAAG GCCTCCATCTGCCGCTGCAGCCAGCCCCTGTCCGGATTCAGTGCCCGCTGTCTGGAGGACGAGCAGATGCTGGAGGCCATACGCAAGACGAATTCCAACACGGACTACATGTATGTGGTGGACACACGACCACGG ATTAATGCCATGGCCAACAGAGCCGCCGGCAAAGGATACGAGAACGAGGCCTTCTACGAGAACATCAAATTCCACTTCCTCGGCATCGAGAACATCCACGTACAGCGCGCCAGTCTGCAAAAGGTGCTGGAGGCCTGCGAACAGAAGTCGCCCACGATGAGCGCCTTCATAAATGCCCTGGAGTCATCCGGCTGGCTGAAGCACATTCGCTCCATATTGGACACGTCGAG CTTCATCGCCAACGCCGTGGACAAGGGCGTCTCGGTGGTGGTCCACTGCTCCGACGGCTGGGACCGCACGGCCCAGGTCTGTTCGCTGGCGCAGCTGATGCTGAACCCCTACTACCGGACCATCAAGGGCTTCCAGGCGCTGATCGAGAAGGACTGGCTGGCCTTCGGGCATAAGTTCAGCGAGCGCTGCGGCCACATCCAGACGGATGCCCGCGAGGTGTCGCCGATCTTCACACAGTTCCTGGACTGCACCTGGCAGCTAATGTCGCAGCGCAGCGAGGCCTTCGAGTTCAACGAGCGGTTCCTGCTCATCCTGCACGACCATGTGCACTCATGTCAATTCGGAACCTTCGTGGGCAACTGCGAGAAGGATCGCTTGGACCTGAAGCTGGCCGAGCGCACCTTCTCGCTGTGGGGCTACATGGCCAACCACCTGAACGAGTATATCAACCCGCTGTACAAGCCAAATGTGGACGAGGCCATCAAGGCCAACCTGGCACCGCAGTGCATCAA GTTCTGGCGCGGCATGTATAGTCGCTTCGAGAGCGGCATTCATCCGCGGGAGCCACTGGGCGACCTTCTGCTCGATAGCAAGGAGCACTGCAACTCGCTGGAGGACCACGTGCAGCATCTGACCAAGCGCATAGCCAGCTTCAAGATCTACATTTCCAAGTCGGCCAAGAAACTGCAGGACGCCACCAGCGCCCCTGGCAAAGTGAGCAAGGAGCTCTCCAGCAACGAGATCAATGACAACAA ATACAACTACGATAAGAAGCTTAGCGAACTGTCTGCCGCTGACGACGATCATCCGCTGAAGGCCAGCAACATGTCCTTCGCTAGTCTGTCGCTGAGCGCGGAACAATCCAGTCCGCCACAGGCGCTGCCCGAGGAGATCAACTCCGTGGCCGTAGACTGGAAGCCCATGCGCAACGTAAccacctgctcctgctccacgCCCTTCGATCAGTTCAGCAAAAAG ACTCACTGCTGGCGCTGCGGGGACATCTTCTGCGAGCGCTGCATAGACAAGAACGTGGCTCTGCCAGGACACGACAGTGGAAAGCCGGTGCCGGTGTGCCGGGGCTGCTTCCGGCAAATGCAAAAGCAAAGCCCGTAG